From the genome of Streptomyces sp. NBC_01116, one region includes:
- a CDS encoding endonuclease/exonuclease/phosphatase family protein: protein MQIHRSGSVLLTGAVAAALAVTALPAAQAAPSATAVISEVYGGGGNSGATLTRDFVELANAGSAPFEVGGLSVQYLPGSPSAGSQWQVSGLSGSIAPGGRYLVAQAAGTGGTVALPSADATGTVAMAAGSGTVALVSGTAPLTCKSAADCAADTRIVDLVGYGSAVVREGSGPVPGASATASVARAASLADTDDNAADLAAGAPTPVNAKGEASGGGQEPEEPGPTEPGDVRIHDIQGTTRVSPLDGKQVTGVPGVVTGVRSSGSRGFWIQDTAPDGDPRTGEGLFVYTGSTAPAVKAGDAVLVSGKVAEYYPGTGTQSLTQITAPRTTVLSSGNALPAPVVLDARSVPARYVPSADGGTIDALPLDPSRYALDLYETLEGSRVEFADTRVTGATTAYDEIWVTVKPRENPTRRGGTLYASYEDQNTGRLKVMSLDPARPVPTANVGDVLKGRTTGVLDYASFGGYNVQATELGSVVDRKLRREVTRKQRKNELAVATYNVENLDARDDQAKFDTLAEGVAVNLSSPDIVSLEEIQDDNGAVNDGTTGSEATLKRFTDAVVAKGGPRYAWRYIAPENNKDGGEPGGNIRNVLLFNPQRVSFTDRAGGDATTPVHAVDTRKGVELSASPGRINPASPAWADSRKPLVGEFVFRGKPVFVIGNHFASKGGDQPLHGRYQEPTRSSETKRIQQAAEVNAFVASLLKADRSAKVVALGDFNDFEFSPTMKALTKDRALKPLITTLPSSERYSYVFDGNSQTLDHILTSPGIRRPDYDVVHINAEFADQASDHDPQVVRIKVGGFWH, encoded by the coding sequence GTGCAGATACACAGATCCGGTTCCGTTCTGCTGACCGGCGCCGTCGCCGCCGCTCTCGCGGTGACCGCCCTGCCCGCCGCCCAGGCGGCACCGTCCGCCACCGCCGTCATCTCCGAGGTGTACGGCGGCGGGGGCAACTCCGGCGCGACGCTGACCCGGGACTTCGTCGAGCTGGCCAACGCCGGCTCCGCGCCCTTCGAGGTCGGCGGCCTCAGCGTCCAGTACCTTCCGGGCAGCCCGTCGGCCGGCTCGCAGTGGCAGGTCTCCGGGCTGTCCGGGTCCATCGCGCCCGGCGGCCGCTACCTGGTCGCGCAGGCCGCGGGCACCGGCGGAACCGTCGCGCTGCCCTCCGCCGACGCCACCGGCACGGTCGCCATGGCGGCGGGGAGCGGCACCGTCGCCCTGGTCTCCGGGACGGCCCCGCTCACCTGCAAGTCGGCGGCGGACTGCGCGGCGGACACCCGGATCGTCGACCTGGTCGGCTACGGCTCCGCGGTCGTCCGGGAGGGAAGCGGCCCGGTCCCCGGCGCGTCGGCCACCGCGTCCGTCGCACGGGCCGCCTCGCTCGCCGACACCGACGACAACGCGGCCGACCTCGCCGCGGGCGCCCCGACGCCGGTCAACGCCAAGGGCGAGGCGTCCGGCGGCGGGCAGGAGCCGGAGGAGCCCGGCCCCACCGAGCCCGGCGACGTACGGATCCACGACATCCAGGGCACCACCCGGGTCTCCCCGCTCGACGGCAAGCAGGTGACCGGCGTCCCGGGCGTCGTCACCGGAGTGCGCTCCAGCGGCTCGCGCGGCTTCTGGATCCAGGACACGGCCCCCGACGGCGACCCGCGCACCGGCGAGGGCCTGTTCGTCTACACCGGCTCCACCGCACCGGCCGTGAAGGCCGGCGACGCGGTCCTGGTCAGCGGCAAGGTCGCGGAGTACTACCCGGGCACCGGCACCCAGTCCCTCACCCAGATCACCGCGCCCCGCACCACCGTCCTGTCCTCCGGCAACGCGCTGCCCGCCCCGGTCGTCCTCGACGCCCGTTCGGTGCCCGCCCGTTACGTGCCCTCGGCGGACGGCGGGACGATCGACGCGCTGCCGCTGGACCCGTCCCGGTACGCCCTGGATCTGTACGAGACGCTGGAGGGCTCCCGCGTCGAGTTCGCCGACACCCGGGTGACCGGGGCGACGACCGCGTACGACGAGATCTGGGTGACCGTGAAGCCGAGGGAGAACCCGACCCGGCGCGGCGGCACGCTCTACGCCTCGTACGAGGACCAGAACACCGGCCGCCTCAAGGTGATGTCGCTGGACCCGGCGCGGCCGGTCCCGACGGCGAACGTCGGGGACGTGCTGAAGGGCCGCACCACCGGCGTGCTCGACTACGCGAGCTTCGGCGGCTACAACGTGCAGGCCACCGAGCTGGGCTCGGTCGTCGACAGGAAGCTGCGGCGCGAGGTGACCCGTAAGCAGAGGAAGAACGAGCTGGCGGTCGCCACGTACAACGTGGAGAACCTCGACGCCCGCGACGACCAGGCCAAGTTCGACACCCTGGCCGAGGGCGTCGCGGTCAACCTGTCCTCCCCCGACATCGTCTCGCTGGAGGAGATCCAGGACGACAACGGTGCGGTGAACGACGGCACGACGGGCTCCGAGGCGACGCTGAAGCGGTTCACCGACGCGGTCGTCGCGAAGGGCGGGCCGCGCTACGCCTGGCGCTACATCGCCCCCGAGAACAACAAGGACGGCGGCGAGCCCGGCGGCAACATCCGCAACGTCCTCCTCTTCAACCCGCAGCGGGTCTCCTTCACCGACCGCGCGGGCGGCGACGCCACCACGCCGGTGCACGCCGTCGACACCCGCAAGGGCGTCGAGCTCTCCGCTTCCCCGGGCCGGATCAACCCGGCGAGCCCGGCGTGGGCGGACAGCCGCAAGCCGCTGGTGGGCGAGTTCGTCTTCCGCGGCAAGCCGGTCTTCGTCATCGGCAACCACTTCGCGTCCAAGGGCGGCGACCAGCCGCTGCACGGCCGCTACCAGGAGCCGACGCGTTCCTCGGAGACGAAGCGGATCCAGCAGGCCGCCGAGGTCAACGCCTTCGTCGCTTCGCTGCTGAAGGCGGACAGGTCCGCCAAGGTCGTCGCGCTCGGCGACTTCAACGACTTCGAGTTCTCCCCGACGATGAAGGCGCTGACCAAGGACAGGGCGCTCAAGCCGCTGATCACGACGCTCCCCTCGTCGGAGCGGTACAGCTACGTCTTCGACGGCAACTCGCAGACGCTGGACCACATCCTGACGAGCCCCGGCATCCGGCGTCCCGACTACGACGTGGTGCACATCAACGCCGAGTTCGCCGACCAGGCGAGCGACCACGACCCGCAGGTGGTGCGGATCAAGGTCGGCGGTTTCTGGCACTGA
- a CDS encoding alpha/beta fold hydrolase, which translates to MPEEIIRTLSVDGVRYSYRVLPGAHPGEPPATEPTLILGGALQGMFGWPQMDDHLGPATDVVTADLPGMGSADPLPPGPSADLLRRAVLGIADDIGAPRLNIFGFSYGTAIAFGFARRHRERVARLALGGVPVHIDAVQVDSWERARVQLAAGDREGFAATAADALMCLDPERHVHRRELARRYVRRSFLHALTHSPHAADSLYRALADRPDFSGGLTGVPALVFAGEHDTVTPPARQREFAATIEGSRFLTIGESDHWVVLERADEVAALVSRFFIGREPVADEAGAVALPRQAGAPAGRT; encoded by the coding sequence ATGCCCGAGGAGATCATCCGGACCCTGTCGGTCGACGGGGTGCGCTACAGCTACCGTGTCCTGCCGGGCGCCCACCCCGGCGAGCCCCCGGCCACCGAACCGACGCTCATTCTCGGCGGCGCGCTCCAGGGCATGTTCGGCTGGCCCCAGATGGACGACCACCTGGGCCCGGCGACCGACGTGGTCACCGCCGATCTGCCCGGCATGGGCAGCGCCGACCCGCTCCCGCCCGGCCCCAGCGCCGACCTGCTGCGCCGGGCCGTGCTCGGCATCGCCGACGACATCGGCGCGCCCCGGCTGAACATCTTCGGCTTCTCCTACGGCACCGCCATCGCCTTCGGCTTCGCCCGGCGCCATCGGGAGCGGGTGGCCCGCCTGGCCCTCGGCGGCGTCCCGGTCCACATCGACGCGGTCCAGGTCGACTCCTGGGAGCGGGCCCGGGTGCAGCTCGCGGCCGGGGACCGCGAGGGGTTCGCCGCGACGGCCGCCGACGCGCTGATGTGCCTCGACCCCGAACGACACGTACACCGCAGAGAGTTGGCGCGCCGCTATGTCCGGCGCTCCTTCCTGCACGCGCTCACCCACTCGCCGCACGCGGCGGACTCGCTGTACCGGGCGCTGGCCGACCGGCCCGACTTCTCCGGCGGTCTCACCGGCGTACCGGCGCTGGTCTTCGCCGGGGAGCACGACACGGTGACGCCGCCCGCGCGGCAGCGGGAGTTCGCCGCGACGATCGAGGGCAGCCGGTTCCTGACGATCGGGGAGTCCGACCACTGGGTGGTCCTGGAGCGGGCCGACGAAGTGGCCGCGCTGGTCTCCCGGTTCTTCATCGGGCGGGAGCCGGTGGCCGACGAGGCCGGTGCCGTCGCCCTGCCGCGCCAGGCGGGCGCGCCGGCCGGGCGGACCTGA
- a CDS encoding beta-ketoacyl synthase — protein sequence MSAATGRSYRRASLAPFAAAVTGVGLVTAAGTGTDAAWHGVTEGLAPSVGPRPELDGLPCDFFYSVTDCDPGEVLGVAAQRLMDRFAQLAVIAAREAVADAGLDPALWDSGRVGVVIGSAHGGLPFYDEQHAALAGRGPRRVSPKLAPLSVVNGAASSVSLDLGVHGPSQAVSTACSSGTVAIGTAHQMLRSGACDIVVAGGAESTCTRLLIASACSLKAVSTRREDPASACRPFDTHRDGFVVGEGAGLIVLEHPDHARARGARVRAHVSGYGASSDAHSAVAPDPEGLGIERALRTALADAGLSPADVGHVNAHGTSTLSNDLIEATMLRRVLGGSALVTSTKAMTGHTLGAAGGIETALTVLALQRQLVPPTVNLDAPDPRIPIDVVAKEARRASFDCAVKTSLGFGGHNAALVLTRA from the coding sequence ATGAGCGCGGCCACCGGCCGGTCCTACCGGCGGGCTTCGCTCGCCCCGTTCGCCGCCGCCGTCACCGGCGTCGGCCTGGTCACCGCCGCCGGTACGGGAACGGACGCCGCCTGGCACGGCGTCACCGAGGGCCTCGCGCCGTCCGTCGGGCCCCGGCCCGAACTGGACGGTCTGCCCTGCGACTTCTTCTACTCCGTCACCGACTGCGACCCGGGAGAGGTCCTCGGGGTGGCCGCGCAGCGGCTGATGGACCGATTCGCCCAGCTCGCCGTCATCGCCGCCCGCGAGGCCGTCGCCGACGCCGGACTCGACCCGGCGCTCTGGGACAGCGGCCGCGTCGGCGTCGTCATCGGCTCCGCCCACGGCGGACTGCCCTTCTACGACGAGCAGCACGCCGCCCTCGCCGGGCGCGGACCCCGCCGGGTCTCCCCGAAGCTCGCCCCGCTCAGCGTCGTCAACGGCGCGGCCAGCAGCGTCAGCCTCGACCTCGGCGTGCACGGCCCCAGCCAGGCCGTCTCCACCGCCTGCTCCTCCGGCACCGTCGCCATCGGCACCGCCCACCAGATGCTCCGCTCCGGAGCCTGCGACATCGTCGTCGCGGGCGGCGCGGAATCCACCTGCACCCGCCTCCTGATCGCCAGCGCCTGCAGCCTCAAGGCCGTCTCCACCCGCCGCGAGGACCCCGCGAGCGCCTGCCGCCCCTTCGACACCCACCGCGACGGCTTCGTCGTCGGCGAGGGCGCCGGGCTGATCGTCCTGGAGCACCCGGACCACGCCCGCGCCCGGGGCGCCCGTGTCCGCGCCCACGTGAGCGGCTACGGGGCCTCCAGCGACGCCCACTCCGCCGTCGCCCCCGACCCCGAGGGCCTCGGCATCGAACGCGCCCTGCGCACCGCGCTCGCCGACGCGGGCCTCTCCCCGGCCGACGTCGGGCACGTCAACGCGCACGGCACCTCGACGCTCTCCAACGACCTGATCGAGGCGACGATGCTGCGCCGGGTCCTCGGTGGGAGCGCCCTGGTGACCTCCACCAAGGCGATGACCGGTCACACCCTCGGCGCGGCGGGCGGCATCGAGACCGCGCTCACCGTGCTCGCCCTCCAGCGGCAACTGGTGCCGCCCACCGTCAATCTGGACGCCCCCGACCCGCGGATCCCGATCGACGTGGTGGCCAAGGAAGCCCGGCGCGCCTCCTTCGACTGCGCCGTCAAGACCTCGCTCGGCTTCGGCGGCCACAACGCGGCACTCGTCCTCACCAGGGCCTGA
- a CDS encoding nitroreductase family deazaflavin-dependent oxidoreductase, with the protein MTAEQDGDAEVALSPADWVARQAELYESSGGTKGTTQLGVPCLLMDYVGRRSGTVRRTVLMYGRDGEDYLIVASNGGSDRPPLWYLNLQANPEVELRVNTERFGAAATTLPAEEKARVWPGLVELFPRYGEYQAGTERDIPVVRLTRR; encoded by the coding sequence ATGACGGCCGAGCAGGACGGCGACGCGGAGGTCGCGTTGAGCCCCGCCGACTGGGTCGCCCGGCAGGCCGAGCTGTACGAGTCCTCCGGCGGCACGAAGGGCACCACCCAGCTGGGTGTGCCGTGCCTGCTGATGGACTACGTCGGCCGGCGCAGCGGGACGGTGCGGCGCACGGTGCTGATGTACGGGCGGGACGGCGAGGACTACCTGATCGTGGCGTCCAACGGCGGGTCGGACCGCCCGCCGCTGTGGTACCTGAACCTCCAGGCGAACCCGGAGGTCGAGCTCCGGGTGAACACCGAGCGGTTCGGGGCCGCCGCGACGACACTGCCGGCCGAGGAGAAGGCGCGGGTCTGGCCGGGGCTGGTGGAGCTGTTCCCGCGCTACGGGGAGTACCAGGCGGGCACCGAGCGGGACATTCCGGTCGTACGGCTGACGCGGCGCTGA
- a CDS encoding acyl carrier protein: MSTSEEISTLLVTKFGTDPGAIRPDVPLHRLRLDSLALEELRLLIEDRLDVDLEDVALTSRDTVGRLVEAVHGKVSA, encoded by the coding sequence ATGAGCACTTCGGAAGAGATCAGCACGCTGCTGGTGACGAAGTTCGGAACCGACCCCGGGGCCATCCGCCCCGATGTTCCCCTGCACCGGCTGCGGCTGGACTCCCTCGCGCTGGAGGAGCTGCGGCTGCTCATCGAGGACCGGCTGGACGTGGACCTGGAGGACGTCGCGCTCACCTCGCGCGACACCGTCGGCCGCCTCGTCGAGGCCGTCCACGGGAAGGTCTCCGCATGA
- a CDS encoding nitroreductase family protein — translation MTMETVQADPSALGGPALFDTMSTMRAMRRLKPDPVPDGMIEQLIQAAVWGPSGGNMQCYEYVVVTDRQVMARLAPLWKRCVDAYLATTGKYAPAGMDEAAYGRMVAAIEYQRDHFADTPVLVVPCYRFPEPRLDEEGLAASARALGPAGTEHMMNTQTRFQALAEGSCVYPGVQNLLLAARGLGLAANITIWHLILEQEWKRELGIPEDMATFAAVPVGWPAGNFGPVRRRPVADVIHRDRW, via the coding sequence ATGACCATGGAAACGGTTCAGGCCGACCCGTCCGCCCTCGGCGGCCCCGCACTCTTCGACACCATGTCCACGATGCGCGCCATGCGCCGCCTCAAGCCGGACCCGGTGCCGGACGGGATGATCGAGCAGCTGATACAGGCCGCTGTCTGGGGTCCCAGCGGCGGCAACATGCAGTGTTACGAGTACGTGGTGGTGACCGACCGCCAGGTGATGGCGCGGCTCGCCCCGCTGTGGAAGCGGTGCGTGGACGCGTATCTGGCGACGACCGGGAAGTACGCCCCCGCGGGCATGGACGAGGCGGCGTACGGCCGGATGGTCGCGGCGATCGAGTATCAGCGCGACCACTTCGCCGACACCCCGGTGCTGGTCGTGCCGTGCTACCGGTTCCCGGAGCCGCGTCTGGACGAGGAGGGCCTGGCCGCCTCGGCGCGGGCGCTCGGACCGGCGGGCACCGAGCACATGATGAACACGCAGACGCGTTTCCAGGCGCTGGCCGAGGGCTCCTGCGTCTATCCGGGGGTGCAGAACCTGCTGCTCGCGGCCCGGGGGCTGGGACTGGCGGCGAACATCACCATCTGGCACCTGATACTGGAGCAGGAGTGGAAGCGGGAGCTGGGCATCCCGGAGGACATGGCGACGTTCGCCGCCGTGCCGGTGGGGTGGCCCGCGGGCAACTTCGGCCCTGTCCGGCGGCGTCCGGTGGCGGACGTCATCCACCGCGACCGCTGGTAA
- a CDS encoding N-acetylmuramoyl-L-alanine amidase, with protein sequence MPLRTAARTRARACAVAALTATALLATGHPATAAPHADTPDPMNRAFAEAAHEYGVPRDLLAAVGYGESRLDGHAGTPSQANGYGVMHLASNPANRSLEKASELTGESAARLRRDTTANILGGAAVLRDHADALGLDAAERRDVNSWYPAVARYSAAEGPAAALYADAVFTFLAEGVSATAQGGEEVLVPSRPVDPDKAAVSASDVYAQSPDYPSARWVPAYSGNFVVGRKAAIDKVVIHTTQGSYAGSISWYQNPASKVSAHYTIRSSDGEVTQSVLEKDTAWHAGSTNSSSVGIEHEGYVDNPAWYTEAMYRSSAALTKHLAARYGIPKNRSHIIGHSEAPGADHTDPGPNWDWNHYMQLIEGDPGSGGDGLTFPTYTTQRSGSTGPQVKAVQTLLNAQGYEAGAADGSFGPTTTGAVQAFQRARTLEADGVVGPKSWTALLSAGTTPALSRGSSGDAVKRLQRSLTAALGTTVGVDGTFGPATETAVRGYQTNRKLSVDGQVGPATWKALQSGK encoded by the coding sequence ATGCCCCTACGCACCGCCGCCCGAACCAGGGCCCGCGCCTGTGCCGTGGCGGCCCTCACCGCCACGGCCCTCCTCGCGACCGGACACCCGGCGACCGCCGCCCCGCACGCGGACACGCCCGACCCGATGAACCGCGCGTTCGCCGAAGCGGCGCACGAGTACGGCGTACCGCGCGACCTGCTGGCCGCCGTCGGCTACGGCGAGAGCCGTCTCGACGGCCACGCGGGCACGCCCAGCCAGGCGAACGGCTACGGCGTGATGCATCTGGCGAGCAATCCGGCCAACCGCTCCCTGGAGAAGGCCTCCGAACTGACCGGCGAGAGCGCGGCCCGGCTGCGCCGGGACACGACGGCCAACATCCTCGGCGGCGCGGCCGTCCTGCGCGACCACGCCGACGCGCTGGGCCTGGACGCCGCCGAGCGCCGGGACGTGAACTCCTGGTATCCGGCGGTGGCCCGCTACAGCGCCGCCGAGGGGCCCGCCGCCGCGCTCTACGCGGACGCGGTCTTCACGTTCCTCGCCGAGGGCGTGTCCGCCACGGCACAGGGCGGCGAGGAAGTGCTCGTGCCCTCCCGGCCGGTCGACCCGGACAAGGCCGCGGTGTCGGCGTCCGACGTCTACGCCCAGAGCCCGGACTACCCCTCGGCGCGCTGGGTGCCCGCCTACTCCGGGAACTTCGTCGTCGGCCGCAAGGCCGCCATCGACAAGGTGGTCATCCACACCACCCAGGGGTCGTACGCCGGTTCCATCAGCTGGTACCAGAACCCGGCTTCGAAGGTCAGCGCGCACTACACGATCCGCTCCTCGGACGGTGAGGTCACCCAGTCGGTCCTGGAGAAGGACACCGCCTGGCACGCCGGCAGCACCAACTCCTCGTCCGTCGGGATCGAGCACGAGGGCTACGTCGACAACCCGGCCTGGTACACGGAGGCGATGTACCGGTCCTCCGCCGCTCTGACCAAGCACCTCGCGGCGCGGTACGGCATCCCGAAGAACCGGTCTCACATCATCGGCCACAGCGAGGCGCCCGGCGCCGACCACACGGACCCCGGCCCCAACTGGGACTGGAACCACTACATGCAGCTGATCGAGGGCGACCCGGGCAGCGGCGGCGACGGGCTGACGTTCCCCACGTACACGACCCAGCGGTCCGGCTCCACCGGCCCGCAGGTCAAGGCCGTACAGACACTGCTCAACGCCCAGGGTTACGAGGCGGGCGCGGCCGACGGCAGCTTCGGGCCCACCACCACCGGAGCGGTGCAGGCGTTCCAGCGGGCCCGCACGCTGGAGGCCGACGGGGTGGTCGGCCCGAAGAGCTGGACGGCCCTGCTGTCCGCGGGCACGACCCCGGCGCTGTCGCGGGGCAGTTCGGGCGACGCGGTGAAGCGGCTCCAGCGGTCCCTGACGGCGGCGCTCGGCACCACCGTCGGCGTGGACGGAACGTTCGGCCCGGCCACGGAGACGGCGGTGCGCGGCTACCAGACCAACCGCAAGCTCTCGGTCGACGGCCAGGTGGGCCCGGCCACGTGGAAGGCGTTGCAGAGCGGCAAGTGA